In Scylla paramamosain isolate STU-SP2022 chromosome 30, ASM3559412v1, whole genome shotgun sequence, the following are encoded in one genomic region:
- the LOC135116170 gene encoding NADH dehydrogenase [ubiquinone] 1 beta subcomplex subunit 3-like isoform X2: MGGGDIKIPDWRIYKVENAPELMQVERALASHGLRDPWLRNEVWRYNKKEFGTHGERLRLVLFRGFKWGLLAAVGTVLVEKAFFSSDDHHH, from the exons ATGGGTGGTGGAGACATAAAAATCCCTGATTGGCGGATCTATAAGGTGGAAAATGCACCAGAGCTGATGCAAGTGGAGCGTGCCCTTGCCTCTCATGGGCTGCGAGATCCCTGGCTAAG GAATGAAGTGTGGCGATATAACAAGAAGGAGTTTGGCACTCATGGAGAGAGGCTCAGGCTAGTGCTCTTCCGAGGCTTCAAGTGGGGTTTGCTGGCAGCAGTTGGCACAGTTCTTGTGGAGAAAGCTTTTTTCAGTTCTGATGATCACCACCATTAA